Part of the Zingiber officinale cultivar Zhangliang chromosome 6A, Zo_v1.1, whole genome shotgun sequence genome, GTTGGAAAACGTACATACGGTAAAATAATTATGCGGGTAAAATCATGAGAAAACTTTGACCGGTTAGAGACTTTAAAGTTTTTTATTAAGATGTTGGATTCGAAATTTGACAATCTCATAAATTAAGCATTTAGTGTCCTATTTATTTTGAAGGAAAAAAAGATGAACTATATATTTATTTAGCACACGAGAGTATTTATTTTCcgtttttttctctttaaaaattaatcataTTTCCAATTTTAGGGATAATTAATTGAGTGTTGCCAGATCCTTCCAAAATCTCATAATTACAGAGGGCGCCCTTCCACCGGCTCCTCTCATTAAATAAACTCACCGTCTCCCCTTCTCCTTCAACACGCTGCTGCGTTCTTTCTTTCTCTTCGCCTCAAATTCTCCGGCCGGTCATCTCAGCCATATGGACGTCGTGGTTGGCTCGATCGCAGGCAAGACGGATCTCATCACCCTCGATCTCCTTGGCGCCAAATCCGCGCCCAAAGATCTCGATCCTGCTGATCTAAAGGTTGCGCCTTTCGCGGATATTCATAAGTTGGTATGTTGGTTCCAGcgtaaatttcgaattttgaatctGATTCGCCTCTGATTCTTGTCGATTGATGGCGGATCTTGTTGCAGGACCTCAATCTGGCCCCCGCCGGCGCCCTGAATGACGCGGCGGGGCTGATCCCCGGGTGTCAGAGCGTGTGCACCATCGAGAAGGTGAAGTGGGCGCTCGAGCAGGCGGCGGAGCGGGAGACGCGCGGGGGCAGGGAATCGGAGCAGAGGCAGCGGAGGGACGCCGCGTCGGACGTCGACGGCGGATCTCCATCGTCGTCTTCGTCGTCGTCGGTCACGGTGGCGTCGGTCAAGCGCCGCGCCGAGTGCGCTCCCGAGGGAGCGGATGATGGACGGGCGGACGGAGGCGACTCCGCCGGGGGAGGCGGCGGCAGTCTCGTGGCGGTCGGTTGCACCAGCTGCCTCTCGTACGTGCTGATCTCGAAGGGGGACCCGCGCTGCCCTCGATGCGACGGCCGGATCGCTCCCAACTCTCTGCCGGCGGCGGTGTCGGCGGCGCTGGCTCCGCCGCAGCCCAAAAAACCACGAATCGACCTTAACTTTTCCCTTTAGGTCCCTGTAATATTTCTATATCATGTAATACACTCTTCTCTACTTTATAAAAACACACAAAGTTtcgattttaataaattttaaagtattttaatataatacTATTTTATGTATAACGATGGTAATATCTATTATAGTAAAAGCTtggaaattataaaaaaatattttttataattataaaaataaaatataagtgAATTTGTTTTGCCAGAAGAATCTACTTGagattttgataatttgattACCAATCATTTATTATTTTTAGCTGATTAATGCCATTACATTTCGAGGAATACTAGGATTTCACAGTGGAGTATAAATATACTACTACAATTATACAATTATTGTTTAATAAATGCACATTTAAGCTCTGCAGATGCAAAGATTAATACAATCTTATTTAAGCCATAGCGCGGTAAAAGGCGGTCAAATAGCAGTAATTAAttatattgtttttattttgatattCGAATTTAAGAATTGCGTGGCGCTTGCTCATTGGTCAATATGTCATTTTCTCAATTTATTGCGGGCATTAAAATCGATTAATGCTCGGCAATTTAATGCGCTGACACTGATCGGTCACTGATAAAAGTCTTGCCCTGTGTTATGGCCGTGCAATTAATTTTAcgatttattttccttattttttttaatgaaagcaGGTCATTTTCTCTATTTTCCATCAATTAAATAGTCGTTAATTTATTATTGCTTTAAAttgaaatagttagaaaattaaataaaactttttCTTGTGCGAGACGTCGCCGTCGGCATTGATGGCGAGTGGGGGCGCCGGCCGGCGGACTCCCATCGCATTGAATGCGAGCATTGTCATCATTTTAAAAAtgctttctttttatttttttaaaaatatttttaaagtattattcTAACTGGACAATTTTTTTATCCATTATTGTTGAATTTGGAGAAGAGAGTAGCATATGCAGAGTGAGTGGAGGACGAACGGATCGATAGGGGGGAGTACGAAGATGAA contains:
- the LOC121994544 gene encoding uncharacterized protein LOC121994544, which encodes MDVVVGSIAGKTDLITLDLLGAKSAPKDLDPADLKVAPFADIHKLDLNLAPAGALNDAAGLIPGCQSVCTIEKVKWALEQAAERETRGGRESEQRQRRDAASDVDGGSPSSSSSSSVTVASVKRRAECAPEGADDGRADGGDSAGGGGGSLVAVGCTSCLSYVLISKGDPRCPRCDGRIAPNSLPAAVSAALAPPQPKKPRIDLNFSL